A region from the Populus trichocarpa isolate Nisqually-1 chromosome 18, P.trichocarpa_v4.1, whole genome shotgun sequence genome encodes:
- the LOC7458718 gene encoding glutamate receptor 2.8 — MRKTPLKPVISFLLFLCLKILFMETGVAQNTTSIPVNVGVVLDLEYFDVNIALSCINMALSDFYATRGDYKTRLVLAIRDSKKDVVGAAAAALDLIKNVEVQAILGPSTSMQANFVIDLGEKAQVPIMSFSATSPFLTSIKSTYFFRATHSDSAQVNAISALFQAFGWIEAVPIYIENEYGEGIIPYLIDSLQAVDVRVPYRSVISPSATDDQIIEELYKLMTMQTRVFIVHMYGYLGTRLFAKAKEIGMMSEGYVWIMTDGLTTDFLSSPSPSVTDTIQGVLGIKPYVPRTKELENFRVRWKRKFLQDNPNNIDAELSIYGLWAYDATKALAGAVEKAGATNFGFQKANVSSSSSTDLATLGVSLNGPNLLQALSNTSFKGLTGDYHFVDGQLQSPAFQIVNVNGNGGREVGLWTPTQGLVKQLEPTNSTSMSGISTAIFPGDATVAPKGWEIPTNEKKLKIGVPVIKDGFVEFVAVTKDPSSNTTKVTGYCIDVFDAVVKALPYALPYEYIPHAMPAGTYDDLAYQVYLKNYDAVVGDVSIVFNRSLYIDYTLPFTESGVSMIVPIADNNSKNAWVFMKPLTWDLWVSSFFFFLFIGFVVWVLEHRINEDFRGSASDQAGTSFWFSFSTMVFAQREKLVSNLARAVVIIWFFVVLVLTQSYTASLTSLLTVQQLQPTVTDVHDLIMKGGYVGYLKGSFVREILLGLGFDESKLMMYNSPEECHELFSKGSGNGGIAAAFDEVPYMKLFLSKYCTKYTMIDPTFKTGGFGFVFPKGSPLVPDISRAILNVTEGDKMKQIEDAWFGKKGSCPDSSTSVSSNILSLKSFWGLFLIAGLAAFLALIIFIAMFVYRERRDLRPSDPTASIWDRTKNFFRIFIQRDSTSQTSRQMELTDRNGISLPSMGVPSPSAFSVHTQFPEDPSSTDYDSSPNRQAPQEAVINIDQLTNQNQERPTALEIDHENN, encoded by the exons ATGAGGAAAACCCCCTTAAAGCCTGTTATCTCCTTCTtgctctttctttgtttgaagATTTTGTTCATGGAAACGGGAGTGGCACAAAACACAACTTCTATCCCAGTGAATGTAGGTGTGGTTCTAGACTTGGAATATTTTGATGTCAATATTGCTTTGAGCTGCATCAACATGGCCCTTTCAGACTTCTATGCCACTCGTGGTGACTACAAAACCAGACTGGTCCTCGCCATCAGGGACTCCAAGAAAGATGTTGTTGGTGCAGCTGCTGCAG CCCTCGACTTGATAAAAAATGTGGAAGTGCAAGCAATCTTAGGGCCATCAACATCAATGCAAGCCAATTTTGTTATTGACCTTGGAGAAAAAGCTCAGGTGCCCATAATGTCGTTTTCTGCAACAAGTCCTTTTCTTACTTCCATTAAGAGTACCTATTTTTTTCGAGCTACACATAGCGACTCAGCTCAAGTGAACGCCATAAGTGCATTATTTCAAGCCTTTGGATGGATAGAAGCAGTACCCATCTACATTGAAAATGAATATGGAGAGGGAATTATACCTTATTTAATTGATTCTCTGCAAGCAGTTGATGTTCGTGTCCCCTACCGGAGCGTCATTTCTCCATCAGCCACTGATGATCAAATTATCGAGGAGCTCTATAAGTTGATGACAATGCAAACTAGAGTTTTCATTGTGCACATGTATGGCTATCTAGGCACTCGGCTTTTTGCCAAAGCTAAAGAGATTGGAATGATGAGTGAAGGCTATGTTTGGATCATGACTGATGGTCTGACTACTGATTTCTTGAGTTCACCAAGTCCTTCCGTCACTGATACAATACAAGGGGTACTGGGTATTAAACCTTACGTTCCAAGAACAAAAGAGCTTGAAAATTTTCGAGTTCGGTGGAAAAGGAAATTCTTGCAAGATAATCCAAATAACATTGACGCTGAGTTGAGCATTTATGGACTATGGGCCTATGATGCTACGAAAGCATTGGCAGGGGCAGTAGAGAAAGCTGGAGCTACAAATTTTGGCTTTCAGAAGGCAAATGTTTCTAGCAGCTCATCAACGGATCTCGCAACTCTTGGCGTCTCCTTAAATGGTCCAAACCTTCTTCAAGCTTTATCAAACACTAGTTTCAAAGGCCTTACAGGAGATTACCATTTTGTTGATGGGCAGTTGCAATCTCCAGCTTTCCAGATAGTTAATGTGAATGGAAATGGAGGAAGAGAGGTTGGGCTTTGGACACCAACACAAGGACTCGTGAAACAATTGGAACCTACAAATTCAACTTCTATGTCCGGCATTTCAACTGCAATTTTTCCTGGGGATGCAACTGTCGCTCCCAAGGGTTGGGAGATTCCCACAAATGAGAAGAAGTTGAAAATAGGAGTGCCAGTGATCAAGGATGGCTTCGTTGAGTTTGTGGCTGTGACAAAGGATCCTAGTTCCAACACCACAAAAGTCACCGGATACTGCATAGATGTTTTTGATGCAGTAGTGAAAGCATTGCCTTATGCTTTGCCTTATGAGTACATTCCCCATGCCATGCCTGCTGGAACTTACGATGATCTGGCCTATCAAGTGTATttaaag AATTATGATGCTGTGGTTGGAGACGTGTCCATTGTCTTCAACAGGTCCTTGTACATAGATTACACCTTGCCTTTCACAGAAAGTGGTGTCTCCATGATTGTTCCTATAGCAGACAACAATAGTAAAAATGCATGGGTCTTCATGAAACCTTTGACATGGGACCTTTGGGtgagcagtttttttttctttcttttcattggaTTTGTTGTCTGGGTTCTTGAGCACAGAATAAATGAAGATTTTCGAGGGTCTGCTTCAGATCAAGCAGGAACTAGCTTCtggttttccttctcaacaATGGTTTTTGCACAGC GGGAGAAATTGGTTAGCAACTTGGCTCGGGCAGTGGTAATTATATGGTTTTTTGTTGTGTTGGTCCTCACACAGAGCTACACCGCCAGTTTAACGAGCTTACTTACAGTCCAGCAGCTGCAGCCTACAGTTACTGATGTACATGATCTCATTATGAAGGGGGGGTATGTGGGCTACCTGAAGGGTTCTTTTGTTCGAGAAATCCTGTTAGGCTTGGGTTTCGACGAGTCCAAGCTCATGATGTATAATTCTCCAGAAGAATGCCACGAACTCTTTTCCAAAGGAAGTGGAAATGGTGGTATTGCTGCTGCTTTCGACGAAGTGCCATATATGAAACTCTTTCTGTCAAAATATTGCACGAAATATACCATGATTGATCCTACATTCAAAACCGGCGGTTTTGGCTTT GTCTTCCCTAAAGGTTCTCCTCTAGTGCCTGATATATCAAGGGCAATTTTAAATGTGACAGAGGGGGATAAAATGAAGCAAATAGAGGATGCATGGTTTGGCAAAAAAGGCAGCTGTCCAGATTCCAGCACCTCAGTTTCATCTAATATCCTTAGTCTCAAGAGTTTCTGGGGATTATTCTTAATTGCCGGACTAGCTGCATTTTTAGCTCTCATTATCTTCATTGCCATGTTTGTTTACCGAGAAAGAAGAGACTTGAGGCCCTCTGATCCCACAGCTTCAATATGGGATAGAACTAAAAATTTCTTCAGAATCTTCATTCAAAGGGACTCGACGTCCCAAACATCCAGACAAATGGAACTGACTGATAGAAATGGAATCAGTCTGCCTTCTATGGGCGTGCCAAGTCCGTCAGCCTTCTCAGTTCACACACAATTTCCTGAAGATCCTTCTTCTACAGATTATGATTCTAGTCCAAATAGGCAAGCACCTCAAGAGGCAGTAATAAATATTGATCAGCTTACCAACCAAAATCAAGAGAGACCAACAGCTTTGGAAATTGACCATGAAAATAATTGA